From the Syngnathoides biaculeatus isolate LvHL_M chromosome 10, ASM1980259v1, whole genome shotgun sequence genome, one window contains:
- the rpl29 gene encoding 60S ribosomal protein L29 — protein MAKSKNHTTHNQSRKAHRNGIKKPRSHRFESLKGLDPKFLRNLRFAKKHNKKGLKAMRKAAHAAAIAKK, from the exons ATGGCAAAGTCGAAGAACCACACGACACATAATCAGT CTCGTAAAGCTCACAGGAACGGCATCAAGAAGCCGAGATCCCATCGCTTCGAGTCCCTGAAGGGG TTGGACCCCAAGTTCCTGAGAAACTTGCGCTTTGCCAAGAAGCACAACAAGAAAGGTTTGAAGGCGATGAGGAAGGCCGCGCACGCCGCAGCGATCGCTAAGAAATGA